One window of Pleurodeles waltl isolate 20211129_DDA chromosome 3_1, aPleWal1.hap1.20221129, whole genome shotgun sequence genomic DNA carries:
- the RPRM gene encoding protein reprimo: MNETLLLNLTTPGGLPGNGSTALEQVLRGCCTQAPLVTGDGFEAPAEPDEHSLYIMRVVQIAVMCVLSLTVVFGIFFLGCNLLIKSEGMINFLVKDRRPSKEVEAVIVGPY, translated from the coding sequence ATGAACGAGACGCTGCTGCTGAACTTGACGACTCCCGGCGGGCTCCCCGGGAACGGCAGCACCGCGTTGGAGCAGGTGCTGCGGGGCTGCTGTACCCAAGCCCCACTGGTGACCGGGGACGGCTTCGAGGCGCCTGCCGAGCCCGACGAGCACAGCCTGTACATCATGCGTGTGGTCCAAATCGCGGTCATGTGCGTCCTCTCGCTAACCGTGGTGTTCGGCATCTTCTTCCTGGGCTGCAACCTTCTCATCAAGTCTGAGGGTATGATAAACTTTCTTGTCAAGGACCGGAGGCCGTCCAAGGAGGTGGAGGCGGTCATTGTCGGTCCCTATTGA